A stretch of DNA from Microbacterium croceum:
CTCGGCCGTCCTCGCTCTGGAGGCATGAGCTGTCACGGCCGTTGCTCTCCCGTGAGGAGGGTGTCGCCGATGAAGCCGCCCTCGCGGCACCCCGGTGGAACGGCGAACACGGCGGAGCCGATCGGGGTGGTCCACTCGTTGAGCAGATCGAGCTCGTCGAGCCGTCGCTGCATCGGGGTGAACTGCCGGTCGACGTCGGCCTGGAACGACACGAAGATCAGCCCGGACTCCGAGACGCTGCTCCCGGCTGGCCGCTCGTCGTAGTTGTAGGCCCGACGGAAGATCTTCTCTCTGTCATCGCCCCGGGCGCGACGGATGTGAGCGAACTGCGGGATGACGGGGAAGCCGATCGATGTCGTCGCCTCGAAGTCGGGTTCGTCGAACTCCTCCTTCCCGGTCAGGGGAGCGCCGTTCGCGAGGTTCCGTCCGATCGACGCCTCCCGTCCGCTGCGGTCGAGCCGATCCCACTTGTCGAGGTCCATCCGGATGCGGCGGATCACGGCGCTCGTGCCACCGGCCAGCCAGTCGTCATCCGACCACACCACGGCGTCGAAGTCCTTCGTCCCCGGCTGCGGGTTCGTGGTGCCGTCGACCTGTCCGAACAGGTTGCGCATGGTCGTGCCCGCTCGTTCGGTGCCGTGGGCGCGGCGGAACCCGTTCTGACTCCAGCGCAGACTCGCGAAGCTGCGGGTGTCCTTCAGCAGCATGCGCGCCGCGTGCGCCACGGTCAGCGGATCGTCTCCGGCGATCTGCAACAGCAGGTCGCCGTCGCTGAACTCGGGCTGGAGCCGGTCGACCGTGAAGGCCGGGAGCGGCGCGAGCCACGACGGCCCCGTGCTGGCGGCGCGTGCGACCAGCCCTGGGCCGAAGCCGAAGGTCACGGTCAGCCGCGCAGGCGCCAGGGCGAGTTCGGGCTCCGAGTCCGCGAGCGCGGGGGTGCCCTGGGTGAGGCGGGCGGCGTCGTCGGTGAGGATGCGCAGCAGGCGGGTGAGCCCCTCGCGGTCGGTCGTGTCGAGCAGGTCCAGACCGAGGAACAGGCCGTGAGCCTGCGCCGGGGTGTCGATCCCGGCCTGGTGGATGCCGAAGAAGGGCACCGTCTGTTCGCCGTTCAGGGGCGTCGATGGTGCGGTCGCCGGTGCGTCCTGTCGAGTGAGCGCGTAGTCGACACCGATCGCCGCGGCCGCGCCGACACCGGCGACAGCTCCTCCGAGGAGGAACTGCCGCCGGGTCGACCCGGTGCGATCGGTGCGCGCGCCCTCAGCGGGCGCCGGCATCAGTGATCCATGCCTTCGTGCTCGTCGCCGTCCTCGTAGTTCTCGTTCGCGCCGGAGTAGTCCTTCACGGGAGCAGTGAACTCGTACGTCGAGTCGTCGGAGAACGTCAGAGTGATGGTGACCTCGGCGCCCGCCTGCAG
This window harbors:
- a CDS encoding Dyp-type peroxidase, whose amino-acid sequence is MPAPAEGARTDRTGSTRRQFLLGGAVAGVGAAAAIGVDYALTRQDAPATAPSTPLNGEQTVPFFGIHQAGIDTPAQAHGLFLGLDLLDTTDREGLTRLLRILTDDAARLTQGTPALADSEPELALAPARLTVTFGFGPGLVARAASTGPSWLAPLPAFTVDRLQPEFSDGDLLLQIAGDDPLTVAHAARMLLKDTRSFASLRWSQNGFRRAHGTERAGTTMRNLFGQVDGTTNPQPGTKDFDAVVWSDDDWLAGGTSAVIRRIRMDLDKWDRLDRSGREASIGRNLANGAPLTGKEEFDEPDFEATTSIGFPVIPQFAHIRRARGDDREKIFRRAYNYDERPAGSSVSESGLIFVSFQADVDRQFTPMQRRLDELDLLNEWTTPIGSAVFAVPPGCREGGFIGDTLLTGEQRP